CTCTCTATCTATTTTACCGTTAACATATAAGACACCGTCATTCTGATTCACACTGAACATTGACTCGCCTGAGGTCGAGACGATGCGAAATCCTCTGTCATTTAGCGTTCTGTGATCAATGCCTAAATCCTTCGCGATATTTCCCACAGCAGCTCCGTCCTTCTGCTCCTCGGAGATCGAGTACCGTATTTGTGCCCAAACTGCTCTCCAAAACAACAGCGATACAGCAACGAAAGCGAGTTTCGCATTCAGCTCCATCTGATGAGAGCGTCTTCTTTGTTCCATCTTTCTGAGATTACAAAAACCAGTTACAGCGGAATTTCAAGATAATTCTACAAATATGTGTTGTTTAGTTCCATCGTTGCTCATATTTACGATGTAAACCAGTCAGACAAGACAAGGACACTGTGCTCAATCCTGACAAATCTTAAAGCACCGGTGCTGAAAATGAGAAAACACGAATAAACTGAGAAGGCGGaacaaaaaacctatgacaacCGTTTGACGTCACGAGTATTTCTTTAGGTTTACACTGACATCTCGCGATCTAAAGCATTAGTTGCATTGCAGCttccaaaaaaacatttaactgaaaatgtcatatgcAGACCAAGTAAACACAACCTTGCCATAGAGATGAACAGGCACAGACAGATAGCATATAAAAGACTGCACTTAGTGcacattaaatgaaatgaaaacagaatggCACTTTATCAGCATGcaccaattatatatatgtgGCAGAGAGGGGGACACTAGGACCTGGGGAAGAATTGGGTGAGGCATGACTGGTAGGGGTGCTAGAACTAATTGTCAAGCAAACAAGACCAGGTGAAACCGCTTATTTAAAGTAGGCCAAACGATCAGAAGATGAGAAGGTGAACGGGAAGCTGGGCTCTTTGTTTGTTCAGGGGGCGAGCTGATTCAGTGCATAATGCAAACTGCTAAAACAAGCATTTTGATTCATCATGAGCGGAGCTGATTACTAATGTATTATTGGAAGGCACAAACTACTAAAACAAGGACTGGCACCGATTGTTATCTGTTTAATTTAGAGTTGGTTTTTTACTACTTATTTTATATGAGGTTTTAATGAATTCTTGAACTCAGCTGGAAGTGTGTTTTAAGTGTGATAAACGAATGACGAGTGAGTctctttttgttaatatttgtggGGAGTAATGACCTAGCATGGTATTCATGAGAATGAGGAATTGTTGAGTTGGttgttaaaagtgttttgttttgttttaggtttTTCCCAGGCGGTTGCACTTGAGAGACAGTGGGCGCACGTGTGGTGTTTACTTTTAGTGGATGCAGTGGTTTGGTGTGCGGGTGTCACATAGGTAAATGCTGTGGTGATGTAGTGGTTTGTTTTGGAGTATTAGGTCTTCACTCCACTTGTACCTCGATGTACTGCCTGGGTTGGTTTATTTTGTCTTTTCGATTATGTGTTTTTATGCCTATCAGGGACTTGTGAAATAAAACTGCTCTGTAAAAGCGTTTATACCTTAGTCCTCACTGCTGATTTATTCTATATACATGGTTTACCTGGAAGCTCATTAACTGGGCTAGGTTACAatctggcgtagtcggcagggtaaCCAGCGGTCTTAATGTTATGTTTTGTAAATTCAGTGTGAATTTGATTTAGTCGTAAGGTTGATGTAACAGATAACAATCGGTGCAAGAAGAGGATTCATTTGTTGGGGTGAACCTGGATTGGAGCAACATCTAAGACACTAAATTTCTTTTCCCTCTACCCAACAATTTTCTTTACACTAACTGTTGTTCATCAAGGATTGTTGGATGGCTGATGACATGGAGCAGCAACTCTCTGCACTAAGGGAACAGTTGGAGGCACTTCAAGCCACTAATGAACGTTTGCTGAGAGAACGGTCCGCTCCCCTGCAGCCTGATGCCTCTCGGCCGAGTACCTCCACTGGACACCATGTGCCTGTTGAGAAAATTGTGTTTATCCCTAGAGAACGTAAATGTCCTAAGTTTTATGGTAATGATGAGTTAAGTAGTGTTACGATTGAGGACTGGGTGGAGGAGGTACGAGCTTATATTGAGGACAGAAATTGTACAGTGACTGAAAAAGTCCAGTTTTTATTAGACCATTTGGGTGGGGAGGCACGAATGGAGATTAAATTACGTCCACGTAGTGAGAGAGATGTACCTGAGAGAATCTTTAAGATCCTTACTGATATGTACAGTGGCCGTAAATCTTATGTGAAGTTACAACAACAATTTTTTGATAGAAAACAACGGGAGGGGGAGACATTGTGTGAATATTCTCATGCACTTATGTATTTAATGGAGCTGATTGTAAATACTAATGCTGACTGTGTCTCTAATCCAGATAGGGTTGTTCGAGACTAGTTTGTAGAGCATGTGAAGAGTGTGTTCTTGCGCCGTGAGTTGAAAAAATTAGTACGGCAGACTCCTACCATGTCGCTGTGGCAAATCAGTGAGGACTAAGGTATAAACGCTTTTACAGAGCAGTTTTATTTCACAAGACCCTGATAGGCATAAAAACACATAATCGAAAAGACAAAATAAACCAACCCAGGCAGTACATCGAGGTACAAGTGGAGTGAAGACCTAATACTCCAAAACAAACCACTACATCACCACAGCATTTACCTATGTGACACCCGCACACCAAACCACTGCATCCACTAAAAGTAAACACCACACGTGCGCCCACTGTCCCTCAAGTGCAACCGCCTGGGAAaaacctaaaacaaaacaaaacacttttaacaaCCAACTCAACAATTCCTCATTCTCATGAATACCATGCTAGGTCATTACTCCccacaaatattaacaaaaagagACTCACTCGTCATTCGTTTATCACACTTAAAACACACTTCCAGCTGAGTTCAAGAATTCATTAAAACCTCATATAAAATAAGTAGTAAAAAACCAACTCTAAATTAAACAGATAACAATCGGTGCCAGTCCTTGTTTTAGTAGTTTGTGCCTTCCAATAATACATTAGTAATCAGCTCCGCTCATGATGAATCAAAATGCTTGTTTTAGCAGTTTGCATTATGCACTGAATCAGCTCGCCCCCTGAACAAACAAAGAGCCCAGCTTCGTTCACCTTCTCATCTTCTGATCGTTTGGCCTACTTTAAATAAGCGGTTTCACCTGGTCTTGTTTGCTTGACAATTAGTTCTAGCACCCCTACCAGTCATGCCTCACCCAATTCTTCCCCAGGTCCTAGTGTCCCCCTCTCTGCcacatatatattaaagaaacaaTTTTCCTTGCTTCACAAACCACCACAATAACTTTAATTAGACAGAGaaaaagatcaaatttccattgcCACTCAGAAATACATTGCTGTAAAATATGAAAGGCCTGTTATGACAATAGAGCAATAAAACAACCATGGGCTAGGAAATTATGCAACATGCATAAAAGGAAAGCAATGACAAACTGCTCTATTCCTATTTTATTAgtactttatatacagtacagaccaaaagtttggacacaccttctcattcaaagagtttgctttcttttcatgactatgaaaattgtagagtcacactgaaggcatcaagggctatttgaccaggaaggagagtgatggggtgctgcaccagatgacctggactccacagtcaccagacctgaacccaattgagatggtttaggggtgagctggaccacagacagaaggcaaaagggccaacaagtgctaagcatctctcggggaactccttcaagactgttggaagaccatttcaggtgactacctcttgaagctcatcaagagaatgccaagagtgtgcaaagcagtaatcaaagcaaaaggtggctactttgaagaacctagaatatgacatattttaatttttttcaaacttttttgttatgtatattatttcatatataattccacatgtgttaattcatagttttgatgccttcagtgtgaatctacaatttttatagtcatgaaaataaggaaaactctttgaatgagaaggtgtgtccaaacttttggtctgtactgtatatgtgaacatacagttttgttcaaaattactcaacccctcagagactgcagtactttacaaatacaagcttttctgaagatccaggataaaataaaaaatgtatctataacagttcactggcatattaaaagtgatattgtcattatataatgtaatacttttgagttataagattttttaataatactgctatgtattattaatattatgtatattatgtacataattattcaacctctattcaacattgctgtttttaaatcacttatttgcatggtggggaataaaacggtctcaaaacacaattaagcttttagaaactctattaaaaacagaattagcttgaacCGTTACatatacagttagcccatgcatgtgttgaagttgagtagcaactTCTCTTGAGTAGcaaccatctccatcctcaaacttggaggtggatcagtcctgttatggggtttctttactgtagaaggaagtggaaatcatgactgtatgaaggacatcatgaattctttaaagtgtcaggccattttgacaagaattgtgatgcctttggtgcaaaaactgaagctgatgatcaatggactttcctgcaggccagtcataccaaagtacacatccaaatctactactgcttggttcagggatcagtcatagaatgtacttgagtgacctgttcagtctccaggcttaaatctcatttcaaatatctggttgaatttgaagaaagcagtggcaatgtgaaaaccaaagattatcagtgatctgaaagctttttcaggtgttGAATGGGtcaaaactgtagtagagaggtgacagaagcttctaaacacttacagacagcgtttattggagattttaaagaataaaagattctgcccaaagggggttgaataagtgtggacatgaatgtttagagccaattagaattttatcatgattcatcaatgttccattctcagaatcactcaaaagtgtattaacaaaccttcttaaattgatttcataaaatgttatcctccacagcaaattgtcttgcaagtcaagggggttgaataattttgaacacaactgccctccttgtatatatatatgtatatacaaggAGGGCAGCCAACTACTGCCTTAAGGTTGTTTGGTAGAACAAATGCACAAGTTATTTGCTTACCTATATATATTACCTATATAACACAACCtggaattaaaagaaaacaatataaaatatattattatcacATCTTACCTCTCCAGAACCTCTCCTCCTGCGATCTGGGATCACTAGAGTATTTCCATTACTGCCTGGGACTATAGTAGAGCCGATACTCATTCTGGGTCCAACTAACATGTAGCGTTTGTCTCCAGATCTGTACTGGATGCTGTGACACAGAGTCCCGTCATAATTTGTATCCTGTAAATACTTGGATGAATAGTCTGTCGATTTTGAGCACTGCATTACAACCAACACGATGATGCTGATGACAAAAAGCACCGACACCGAGCCCAAAGTGATcatcaaataaaatgtcatgttgTTTTCTTCCTCGtcttttactgtgtttttcacATCAGAAGCTGCAAAAGCCTCTTTGGGCTCCACAACTTTGACAATCACAGTCGCTGTTGCTGAGAGAGAAACGTTCCCATTGTCTTTAACCAGTATGACCAGTTTATGCTGGGCCTCGTCTGTTTCTGTGAATGAGCGAAGGGTCCTTATCTGTCCTGTGTAGCGGTCCAAACCAAAGAGACTGTGGTCACTAACTTCCTGCAGTGAAAATAATAACCAGCCGTTGTATCCTATATCTGCGTCATAGGCCCTGACTTTAGTCACCAAATGACCTGCGTTCACATTACGAGGAATCTCTTCCACACCCTCAGCAGAACCGTTAGCGCTGACTGGATATAAGATCACTGGAACATTGTCGTTCTGATCCAGAATAAACACGTTCACTGTCACGTTACTGCTCAGAGACGGAGATCCAGAGTCTGTAGCGAGAACATGGAACTGGAACGTTTTAATTCCTTCGAAATCAAAACTTTTAAGGGAATGAATAACCCCTGTTTCTTGATTTATGTTCAACGATGAGGTTATCCAGTTTTGTGTCCCTACACCTCTGTTTATTTGATACGATATCAAGGCATTTTCATTCACGTCTTTATCAGATGCTCTTACTGAAAATATGGAGGCTCCAGGAgcattattttcaaatatgtaaagCTCAAGGAAATTACTAGAAAATTCTGGCTGGTTGTCATTCACATCTGCTACTTTGATGCTTAAGGTTTTGATAGATGATAAGGCCGGCTGACCTAAATCTGTTGCTGTAATTGTGATGTCATAATGGGGCACAAGTTCACGATCCAAACGCCCCTTTGTCACCAGCGAGTACATATTATCTTGAAAAGATGGTTTCAGCTCGAAAGGAACATTCTTTGTGGGACTACATACAACTTTACCATTAACACCAGAGTCTTTATCTGTGACACTAATCAGCGCAATTACTGTTCCAGGTGTAGAGTCTTCAGCAACAATATTAGATAATGAAGTCAGCTCAATTTCAGGCTCATTATCGTTTATAtcttgtatttttataataactcgACCTTGAGCAGAGAAAGGAGGCTGGCCTTTGTCTATAGCCTGCACATCCAGTTTGTAAACGTCTGTTTCCTCAAAGTCTACCTCGCCTTTCACCGTTATTTCGCCTGTAATGCGATCCAGTTGAAATACGTCATAAACTTTGCGCTTTAAAGTTTTACCAAGCGAATACTCAATTTCACTATTTGAGCCCTCGTCGCGATCAGTTGCCGTTATTTTAATCACAGTCGTTCCGACCTTGGCATTTTCCTGTAAACTGACAGAATATGTGTCTTGACTGAACACCGGGCGATTATCATTAATATCTAATACGGTAACGTTGATGCTAAGGTTACCTGATTTTGGAGGGTTTCCACCATCGAGGGCTTTTAAAATTAGCAGGTGCTCTGACTTATGTTCGCGATCGATTGGTTTCTTCAACACTAAAAAGGGGATTTTTTCCTCATCgctgtttctgatgtctatctcgAAATTTTCATTCTGACTCAATTTATACAAACGAACAGAATATGGCGAGGCATCCTGGTCTCGTGCTGCGTGCAGCTGGAAGCTCGTTCCTATAGGGGTGTGTTCTGCAATCTCGAAATGTTGACTCTGTTCAGAAAAACTAGGATGGTTGTCGTTTATGTCTGTTATTTCTACTGCAACGTTGTGAATTTCTAAAGGATTTTCGACCGCAGTTTTTAGATTTAATACGCATGCACCGTTCCCTTCACAAAGCTCCTCTCTGTCTACGCTTTTATGAATATACAATTCGCCATTGTTCTGATTTACCTGGAAAAACGCGTCTTTAGAACCAGAGACTATACGGAACCGTCTGTCTACCAATGTACTCACGTCAAGTCCAAGATCCTTAGCAATATTTCCCACAACCGATCCCTCTTTCATTTCCTCTGGAACGGTGTATCTTATCTGAGCTGAAACCTGCGGTCCAAAGCAGAGAAGAAAATAGACAAACAAAGCAATCCACCAGTTCTCCCATCTGCGCCTTTGTTCATCCATCGTAAAGAAATCCTTTAAAACAGCTTAAAACAAGTAACGATGGTATTCAGTGGAAATTTTCTATTTCCAGATGCATCATTCTTGATTGATTAACATCGATAACATTTTAGAACATTTCCTATATTTCCACTTCTCGCGATATACTCGTCAGCTGCTGTCACAGTTAAACTGACCGACACAGCTATGCGCACCACACATTGATAGGCAGGGTCAAAGctttactttatatcctaatgTAACACTGACACCACATGGTATAGAAGGAGAAATAGTAAATCTAAACTGTcacgtaaaaaaaataatgctgatCAACTCAAGCCATAAAATTAGAACAAAATGCACAACAAGCCATCATTATGCTTCGACAtggtggaaaaaaaaagtcaaatatttatataagtaTTTTTACAAACAAACTAAGAAACGAAAGAATTGCTGCTAGGCAAATGTGATacatttcagcaccatggacaacGAATATCAACAATTACAATTCGATGACAACACGCCTGGGGAaagttttgtttaatatatttaatgtattcttACCTCTCCAGAATCTCTCCTCCTGCGATCTGGGATCACTAGAGTATTTCCATTACTGCCTGGGACTATAGTAGAGCCGATACTCATTCTGGGTCCAACTAACATGTAGCGTTTGTCTCCAGATCTGTACTGGATGCTGTGACACAGAGTCCCGTCATAATTTGTATCCTGTAAATACTTGGACGAAAAGTCTGTCGATTTAGAGCACTGCATTACAACCAACACGATGACGCTGATGACAAAAAGCACTGAAACCGAGCCTAAAGtgataatcaaataaaatgtcacgTTGTTTTCTTCATCGTCTTTAACGGCGTTTTTCACATCAGAAGCTGCAAAAGCCTCTTTGGGCTCCACAACTTTGACAATCACAGTCGCTGTTGCTGAGAGAGAAACGTTCCCATTGTCTTTGACCAGTATGATCAGTTTATGCTGGGCCTCGTCTGTTTCTGTGAATGAGCGAAGGGTCCTTATCTGTCCTGTGTAGCGGTCCAAACCAAAGAGACTGTGGTCACTAACTTCCTGCAGTGAAAATAATAACCAGCCGTTGTATCCTATATCTGCGTCATAGGCTCTGACTTTAGTCACCAAATGACCTGCGTTCACATTACGGGGAATCTCTTCCACACCCTCAGCAGAACCGTTAGCGCTGACTGGATATAAGATCACTGGAACATTGTCGTTCTGATCCAGAATAAACACGTTCACTGTCACGTTACTGCTCAGAGACGGGGAACCAGAGTCTGTAGCGAGAACATGGAACTGAAACTTTTTAACAGATTCAAAATCAAAACTTTTAAGCGCATGGATAACGCCACTTTCATGGTTAATACTGAGAAACGAAGACATGTCACGCTCTGTTCCATTTCCTCTAGCTATCTGATATGAGATCGCGGCATTTTCATTCAGATCTTTGTCTGACGCGCTCACGGAGAATACTGATACACCAGGAGTGTTATTTTCCACTAAATACAGCTCGAGGGGATTTTTGACAAACTCTGGTTTATTATCATTAACATCAGCCACCTGCACAGTAACAGTTTTAAAAGAAGAGAGAGGTGGCTGACCTAAATCACTGGCTttgattattatttcataatcTGTGATTAATTCCCTGTCCAAGCGTTCTTTAGTAATTAAAGAATACATGTTTTCCTGAACAGATGGCTTTAACTCGAACGGAACATTGTCTGAAAGACTACAAACAACCTTCCCATTAACACCAGAGTCTTTATCTGATACACTAATCAGAGATATTACAGTTCCAGGTTTTGCATTCTCTGAAATTGTGTTAGAAAGGGACGTGACGTCTATCTCGGGATAATTATCATTTTCGTCTGTGATCTTTATAATGACTCTGCAGTCAGTGGTCATCGGCGGCTGACCCTTATCCGTGGCCTGGACGGTCAATCTATGTATCTCGTTCTCCTCAAAATCGATTGGCTCTTTAATCCGAATTTCGCCAGTTA
This DNA window, taken from Carassius auratus strain Wakin chromosome 14, ASM336829v1, whole genome shotgun sequence, encodes the following:
- the LOC113114337 gene encoding protocadherin alpha-8-like, giving the protein MDEQRRRWENWWIALFVYFLLCFGPQVSAQIRYTVPEEMKEGSVVGNIAKDLGLDVSTLVDRRFRIVSGSKDAFFQVNQNNGELYIHKSVDREELCEGNGACVLNLKTAVENPLEIHNVAVEITDINDNHPSFSEQSQHFEIAEHTPIGTSFQLHAARDQDASPYSVRLYKLSQNENFEIDIRNSDEEKIPFLVLKKPIDREHKSEHLLILKALDGGNPPKSGNLSINVTVLDINDNRPVFSQDTYSVSLQENAKVGTTVIKITATDRDEGSNSEIEYSLGKTLKRKVYDVFQLDRITGEITVKGEVDFEETDVYKLDVQAIDKGQPPFSAQGRVIIKIQDINDNEPEIELTSLSNIVAEDSTPGTVIALISVTDKDSGVNGKVVCSPTKNVPFELKPSFQDNMYSLVTKGRLDRELVPHYDITITATDLGQPALSSIKTLSIKVADVNDNQPEFSSNFLELYIFENNAPGASIFSVRASDKDVNENALISYQINRGVGTQNWITSSLNINQETGVIHSLKSFDFEGIKTFQFHVLATDSGSPSLSSNVTVNVFILDQNDNVPVILYPVSANGSAEGVEEIPRNVNAGHLVTKVRAYDADIGYNGWLLFSLQEVSDHSLFGLDRYTGQIRTLRSFTETDEAQHKLVILVKDNGNVSLSATATVIVKVVEPKEAFAASDVKNTVKDEEENNMTFYLMITLGSVSVLFVISIIVLVVMQCSKSTDYSSKYLQDTNYDGTLCHSIQYRSGDKRYMLVGPRMSIGSTIVPGSNGNTLVIPDRRRRGSGEVRCDNNIFYIVFF
- the LOC113114338 gene encoding protocadherin alpha-2-like, which produces MEAAGQRRKWECWWIALCFSLLLRFGLQVSTQIRYSIPEEVNGGSVVGNIAKDLGLDVNTLVDRRFRIVSGSKDALFEVNQNNGELYVSKKIDREELCDGNSVCLINLKIAVENPLEIHYIGVEITDVNDHSPRFPEKEQHFEMAENTIEGARFELQTARDPDIGSHSIRFYKLAKSNFFELEMRDGDEEEKNPILVLLKPLDREQNSEHRLVLTAVDGGIPPKSGTLNITITVLDTNDNRPLCSKDIYSVTLPENTPIGTVMARVNATDSDEGLNGEVIYTLGKTSRRKVHEIFGLDSVTGEIRIKEPIDFEENEIHRLTVQATDKGQPPMTTDCRVIIKITDENDNYPEIDVTSLSNTISENAKPGTVISLISVSDKDSGVNGKVVCSLSDNVPFELKPSVQENMYSLITKERLDRELITDYEIIIKASDLGQPPLSSFKTVTVQVADVNDNKPEFVKNPLELYLVENNTPGVSVFSVSASDKDLNENAAISYQIARGNGTERDMSSFLSINHESGVIHALKSFDFESVKKFQFHVLATDSGSPSLSSNVTVNVFILDQNDNVPVILYPVSANGSAEGVEEIPRNVNAGHLVTKVRAYDADIGYNGWLLFSLQEVSDHSLFGLDRYTGQIRTLRSFTETDEAQHKLIILVKDNGNVSLSATATVIVKVVEPKEAFAASDVKNAVKDDEENNVTFYLIITLGSVSVLFVISVIVLVVMQCSKSTDFSSKYLQDTNYDGTLCHSIQYRSGDKRYMLVGPRMSIGSTIVPGSNGNTLVIPDRRRRDSGEVRIH